The following coding sequences are from one Epilithonimonas vandammei window:
- a CDS encoding tyrosine-type recombinase/integrase: protein MTNKRKTKKQLRNGCSRTEVFISPKNYKTLKNKSDLTKDWFVECRFYDPLFKDKYPEGFQFRRRPEKQSTLADQKRKIQDYKTLMEKYLDLQNFNPITKEFMEDRSGILSPNMDFKSALLEGVKKITASEAHIRQVDYAVRRFVKGLDKLSYSYINISDVKIHHIKNTLENLDLPPYYFNKFRAYLTGIFKELIEYGCIGFNPVRDISKKKFESKPRTIFTDNKLKIVFEYLHENYPDFFRYGKIFFYSGARSAELLRVQRKHVDLQQQEYLVQIQKGKQFKWVTKAISNQALPYWKEIVGLCKDDEDYLFSSKQIPGSTPIQAASISQRWYRLVKKKPIINPVTKEKIVISEDFYSLKHLFLDKLEESQQNDKVQEIGFNVAQIAADHTTSRTTAIYTTGKKKREMEILKKVIVNI, encoded by the coding sequence ATGACAAATAAAAGAAAAACAAAAAAGCAATTACGTAACGGTTGTAGCAGAACCGAAGTATTTATTTCTCCCAAAAATTACAAAACTTTAAAGAACAAATCCGACTTAACTAAAGATTGGTTTGTTGAGTGCCGATTTTATGATCCGCTTTTTAAAGATAAATATCCGGAAGGTTTTCAATTTAGAAGACGGCCTGAAAAACAAAGTACATTAGCAGATCAAAAAAGAAAAATTCAAGATTACAAAACCTTAATGGAAAAGTATCTCGATCTTCAGAATTTCAATCCTATTACTAAAGAATTCATGGAAGATAGATCTGGGATTTTATCACCGAATATGGACTTTAAATCTGCCCTATTGGAAGGCGTAAAAAAAATTACTGCATCCGAAGCGCATATTAGACAGGTTGATTATGCGGTAAGGCGTTTTGTAAAGGGTTTGGATAAACTTTCTTACTCCTATATAAATATATCGGATGTTAAAATACACCATATAAAGAATACTCTTGAAAACCTTGATTTACCACCGTATTACTTCAATAAATTCAGAGCTTATCTAACGGGGATTTTCAAAGAACTGATTGAGTATGGTTGTATAGGTTTTAATCCAGTTCGTGACATTAGCAAAAAGAAATTTGAATCCAAACCGAGAACAATTTTCACTGATAATAAACTTAAAATAGTGTTTGAATATCTTCATGAGAATTACCCAGATTTCTTTAGATATGGTAAAATATTCTTTTATTCGGGAGCAAGATCTGCGGAACTATTGAGAGTTCAAAGAAAACATGTCGATCTTCAGCAACAAGAATATTTAGTACAGATTCAAAAGGGAAAGCAATTCAAGTGGGTTACTAAAGCTATTTCTAATCAGGCTTTACCATATTGGAAAGAAATTGTAGGCTTATGTAAAGATGATGAAGATTATCTGTTTTCATCCAAACAAATTCCTGGTTCAACTCCAATTCAAGCTGCATCAATATCTCAGAGGTGGTATAGATTGGTGAAGAAAAAACCAATAATAAACCCTGTAACTAAAGAAAAAATAGTCATTAGCGAAGATTTTTATTCTTTGAAACATTTATTTTTAGATAAACTTGAAGAAAGCCAACAAAATGATAAAGTACAAGAAATTGGATTCAATGTTGCTCAGATAGCAGCTGATCATACTACATCACGGACAACTGCAATTTATACAACTGGGAAGAAGAAAAGAGAAATGGAAATTTTGAAAAAGGTTATTGTAAACATTTAA
- a CDS encoding N-acetylmuramoyl-L-alanine amidase, producing the protein MRNSLYLTALGIVMISCGTQQKTAKNKNIAIPHAPKPILTDKKPQIKEDEGEYYKVNIADISKNDNTISFGSIVSANPAGYKISKSYFPAVGQNFRQRYVILHYTVLNDEKSISTLTQQSVSAHYLVNSLPDKEIYQIVDENKRAYHAGISNWRKDQNLNDTSIGIEIVNLGYTMDSLNNRVFYPYPEEQFRKVAALVKDIVTRYNVPPTNILAHSDIAPTRKQDPGPLFPWKRLYDEYQVGMWYDETAKQTFLNQILTTNDIALQYNNPEFVSKIQQQLVQFGYALSVNGVWDKTTKQTIEAFQFHFRPSNYNGILDAETWAILQALIQKYPQK; encoded by the coding sequence ATGCGTAATTCATTATATCTCACAGCCTTAGGAATCGTAATGATATCTTGCGGAACACAACAAAAAACTGCAAAAAATAAAAACATCGCTATCCCACATGCACCAAAACCTATTTTAACAGATAAAAAACCACAAATAAAAGAGGACGAAGGAGAATATTACAAAGTCAACATTGCAGACATCAGCAAGAATGATAATACAATAAGTTTCGGCTCTATCGTAAGTGCTAATCCTGCGGGCTACAAAATCTCAAAAAGCTATTTTCCTGCGGTAGGACAAAATTTTCGTCAGCGGTACGTGATTCTACACTACACTGTTCTGAATGATGAGAAATCTATTTCTACACTTACCCAACAGTCTGTAAGTGCGCATTATTTGGTAAACTCGCTTCCTGACAAGGAAATTTATCAAATTGTGGATGAAAATAAAAGAGCTTACCACGCAGGAATCAGCAATTGGAGAAAAGACCAGAACCTGAACGACACTTCAATTGGAATTGAAATTGTAAATCTTGGCTACACAATGGATTCTTTGAACAACCGTGTTTTTTATCCTTATCCGGAAGAACAATTCAGGAAAGTGGCAGCTTTGGTAAAAGACATTGTGACGCGATATAATGTCCCGCCAACTAATATTCTCGCGCATTCTGATATTGCGCCAACCAGAAAACAAGATCCAGGTCCGCTTTTTCCTTGGAAGAGATTGTACGATGAATATCAAGTCGGGATGTGGTATGATGAAACAGCAAAACAAACTTTCCTCAATCAAATCTTAACAACCAACGATATTGCTTTACAATACAACAATCCGGAATTTGTTTCTAAAATCCAGCAGCAATTGGTTCAGTTTGGATATGCATTGTCCGTAAATGGTGTTTGGGATAAAACGACGAAACAAACGATTGAGGCTTTCCAATTCCACTTTAGACCATCTAATTACAATGGAATTTTAGATGCGGAAACCTGGGCAATTTTGCAGGCTTTGATTCAGAAATATCCGCAAAAATGA